The Parus major isolate Abel chromosome 12, Parus_major1.1, whole genome shotgun sequence genome segment AGTGTAAGTCCCTGAGCCAGCAGGTAAGGGTCTAGAgggtatttatatatatatagatatatatatatatttaaaaataaaaatttaaaaatttgttttgcttttagcCATAATctcataaaagtaaaaaaaaaatgcagcaatcaatgatgggaagagagagaggaaactAGAGAGGAAAACTCAGTTCATTTGAACTGCTGCTGACAGGCACTTGGTACCAGTTTAGCAGGTAAAGTCCACCCTGCATCCCCCAGTTTACCAGCTGAGCCTAGAAAAGGTGGCACTTTCTCTAACTGAGTTTCCAGAAATCTGATATAAGAAAGAACCTTTTACAATgagggaggtgacacaggtgcccagagaagctgtggctgtccctggatccctgcaagtgtccaggctggacaggaccTGGGAAGTGGaggatgtccctgcccatggcaggggtggaacgagaagacctttaaaggtcccttgaaaccaaaccactccatgacttaaataaaaacatataatGCACAGAATAGCAGTTCATGGTACGAAACCATTAACAATTAGGTTATTTTTATAACCTACTGAAGGACATGGGAATTTTAAGTGTGTCCAGAAGAAACAATACAAATGATtacctgtgaaagaaaaaagaatgctgtttgtttctgtttgtctCATCTTTGCTTTAGCTAgagtggaagaaaagaaaaacaaggcacAGCTACCTTTACACGCTGCAAAGGAAGAGCCCTGCTGGGCTACACAGCACACGGGCTTGCTGGCAAGCTGTGAAATAAAGGACAATGTCACCACACCAGAATCAAAGGCCTGACATTTCCCACCATGGTGGAAATGTCAAATTgccacaaaaaccaaaaccatgtaaaaagaaaagtcttgTGAATTGCTACAAGATGATATTTCCTTGTTCTATGCGTTTGCGTCGCTTCTCcgaaaaaaaattaagtttcttcagaaactgaaatgcCAGTATTCCAGAAAAACAGTGTCCTTGGGGCAAAATCAACCTTTTCTTAGATGCCAAACAGTTTAAATATTAACACATGGGAAAATTTCAGGTATGCAAGTGATGTTGGAAGCTTGAGAAAGCTGCTTGGTGTGTCCAGCTTCTTCAAatcatttttccttcccactgtgACCAGTGTAGCTGGCTCAAGTGCAAATGGCATCTACAGTGAATGCTCCAGGTCTCTGAAACACAAAGATATTGCTATTTTAGTGATACAGGAACTGACACATTTGCTTTAAAGGGggaattaaattttctgtggaTAAGGGTGCATAATAGTAAAGGTGAAGCCAGAAAATGGTGGCAACCCACTTCTCTCAGGGTTTTGAGGAGACTTGTGACAACAGACTAAAAGCCActtatttttcaatttacaTTTAGATGACCAGATGTTTTTAGGAAGGGCAATGGGTACAAATGAGCAAACAACAACTGTAATGTTCTAAAGAATACAGAACTTTCACATTTAACAAGTCTGCAGCAAAAAATAGGACACCACATTTGGCTGTTTAATTAGGAAACTGAGTGTGTGAGAGCATGAAGGCAGGAGCCCACAGCTGCTGGTTCTGTTCTGAGCTTCCTTATGCCTATTTCAGATCCTTGCCTCTGCCCCTGTCCCTGGTACTGTGTATGTTTCCTCCTGTGAAGGCAGCTAAAATTCCAGTAATCCTTCAAGCAGCTCTTTTGGCTTTGCCAGTgtaattttggggtttgtgcTTCAGTATTGCTTTAATGTGTACTGCTGAAGTCAACTTTCTACCTGTGTTTCTGATAATACCTCAGATAACCTATGTGCTCTTTGCTGttaaaattcaatatttattaGTCTGTTTGTAGGACTATAGccagaaaatataataaaactaTCTTGTTTCACTGCCTGTGGATTTCACAGGTTTTggttaaagcagaaaattccaCCCACACCCTGAGATAAATTAATGTAGTTCTCCATCTTCCTAGTAATTTTCTGCACTGGTTTCCTCCCATACTGTTTCAACTGATGATAAATTTTGGTTTGATTCCCATTCTTGTTACACCACTCATCTACAGATTAATGGTTTAAAGGCTTCTTTTTCATGGAGAAAGTAGAAGTTTGCACAAAGCAGTAACATTACATGCCTGGGCTGAGTGCACCACAGCCTGTCAGCCCAGTCATTCCTTCCTCAGCAGGTCTCTGACCCTGGGCTGAGACCCAGGAGCCAGAGAAGTGTTGGCACACACAGACTTAGCAGTGCTATTTTAAAGGCAGATGTTGACCATGGTGCCTCTTATGTTACAAGCCTGCAATTTAGGTTTATCTCCTCCCAAACTGCTCGTCATAGTATGATGCTGGGAAGACACCCAGCTTGATCCCCACAATTCCTTTATTTGTTCTTCTGTGTAAGTAAAGAGCAAAGTTGAAAGTGCAGGTAGAGCAATAACATTGTCCTAAATAACCACATGTGAAGTGACAGCACTCATCTTTGTGGGCTGAGTGTCCCCCAGAGCAAAGCCCTGTCCCGTGGAGGACAGAGGAGCCAGCACAGGAACTGAGAGGCTCCAGCATGTGCAGTGTTACATATCAGATTTAACAGCCTTAGCTACTTGGAAACAGATTGTCTTCAGTGTTAAATAACAGACTGGATGCAAACTTTCCTTGAAAAAAGGAGAGGCATTTGGAGAAAGCAGAACAACATGATTTCCCTTATTGTCTCAGTCAGCAGTAAGGAAAAGGAGTGGCTAGGCCAGGACAACCCTTACACTTCCTATGGGCGATACATGTGCTGCCATCAACTTTTGAACTCCACATTCACAAACACACTGTAATAACTTactcagcagcttctgcttttgCACTAATGGGAAATGATCTCAGGTATTTGCAAGAACTTGAAGAGTACAGATCAGCCTGTGGCTGTTTCTGAAGTGCATCCCTGGGTGCCGTGCCCCGATAGCTCATGCTGCAGGAGACCACACTCACCTGGTCCTCACTGTCTTGATGCTGACTCTGCAACTGGTTTCTGTACTCCAAAGGCAGtgataaaaatattcacaacTACTATAATGAATACTAGTCCAGTTGCAAGGTTGTTGAGGAAATTCACCTTTCCGTGTTTTGCAGGGTTGTTAAGGTCATATTTTActtcaaagagaaaggaaaaaaaaaatgtttaatgatATGTGTATTTCAAAATCCAGAATAAAAGGTTTCATGCTGCTGTAGTTAAAGAATTTATCTTATGCTAAGCTATTTGgataattcatatttaaaaggaaagtcAGATTCTGCAGTGTCAGTGAAAGTGCTAAGGGGAAGGTGTGTAACCACAGGAGCCTATTAGCTTTCAGTAATTAGCATCTAATCTCTGTGGAGACACGTGGGGAGTAATGAATGCACTACCATCCCTAGAAATCTTTTGAGTTCTTGATGTTTTGAAGCCTACTTGTGCTGCTGACTTTCAGcatttaaatgtctttaaagTCATGAATACATGACTGAAACTTGCTGAAACTTCATGATGAACTTGATGAAGCTTCATGAAACTTGAAGCCCTGAGAGGATGAAGTGAAATATCCTAGCTAAAATGCTGCAGGTCTCATTACcagtgctggattttttttctggtacatGGATATTACTGGTACCCTTCCCCAGCTTGTACTCCTCATACTCCCTGCTTTTTCCCTGATTCTGTTTTTAGAAAGCAAGGGCACTCTATCTCTTAAACAAAGGGAGCTGTCAGAGCAGCTAGCTGCACTCCTTTCTACAGAGACCATCCACTGTgtaaacattttcctttgcttcttgCAGCTGTTTTTTGGTTGAACTGCTAAAGGGAGTGAGGGAGGCTCACACAAGGGAGATAGCATTAATATAGTGAAAGCTTTGATTCCAGGCTCATGATAGCATACAAATTAGTTACCCTCGGCTGATAATAGGTTTGGTTGAAGACAGTGAGAAGTCTAGGGCACTTGCCTggcatcacagaatcattaaggctggaaaagacctccaagatcatcaggtccaactTTGACCAAACACCCACTGAACCACCATGTGAAAACCTGAGTTTGCTGTCTGTGTTCTCTGGCAGTAAGGGCCCTGGAGCTCAGACCGTTGGCTGCATTCTTTTGATGCTGGTGGACCGAGTGCTGATGAATTCTGGAACATGTTTTGACAAGGGGTATTGTCTATTAAGACTCCAAGTTCTCAAGAGCATAGATCACTGGAGCATGTGTCTGCATGTGCACAGCACGTGAGAAAAAAGTTTATACCAGACAAGTTTTTACAGTAACATAAAACCTAGAGCTCCTTCTGATAGGCACATGAATAGACGTAACAGCTTATGACTCTACCACACAAAATACATCTTGTTATCTGCTTGTACCATCATCATCCTGTTCCATACTGCAGAACTGAACCACTGAACCAATAGCCTTTGTTGTTGAAGCAGCTGAGTGGTCACAAACACACTTGTGATACTGCAGTGCTAACAGCCAGGTTCACCTGGGGTCCCTAATAACACTGTTTTGGTTTCAAGGAATTCTGGGTGCCTGTTCAAGTCCTGTTTGCTAAAGCAGTGTAGTCAAACATCACAGGCCAGGCAAAGCAGTGAAGAACAGTGTGGGGAAACTGCCCTGAGAAGCTACTGCACATCTGTACAGACATGAAAAAATTCGAGTTCAGTAGGACTTCAACCTTAAAATAAGTTAATACATCTGGAGGCATGTGGATGCTCACACCCCAATAGAACCTGGAAGGACTCTGGTACCACCATGTGAATGCAGAATAAATGAAATGGAATCATTAGTTTTGAAACATGAAATAAGAGCATTTGAGATAGTTGGAATAAAATGGAAAGGCAATAATAATGGCCTGACCTGTTATATGAGTTAAAAGCAACCATGCTGAAAGGCAAACTGACACTTTCAGAGCTGTCCCTTTGTCCAGAGGAGGGTCAGAGAAGACAAATAATACTTGTCAGTTTAGGAAGAGCTCTAAATTTTGAAGAAGAATTGCAGTAATCCTGTCTTTGTAATTACTGCACTTAAGATGAGGGTGTATGTGAAAAATGTTCTTAAGAACAGTTATTCTTTAAGTATTTCATTATAGTAGATTACTATGATTTCATGCCACTGAAACTATTTCAAgactttctttgcttttcttccaaaaagTTAAGGTCACCAAATCACTTCCAAGGACAAGTTTGCTGAACATTACTCCCATTGTTTTCATGAAAGGATCTTAAGgaggaaaaagcttttaataCCTACTAGAAACTGTGAGAGCTGGTAGCTCCCAGGATAAAACCCCGACTCAAGGAAAGAAACTGGATGGTGGCACAGACTTCTGTTTGGTCATGTGAGAGCTTAATGAGACAGAATTTCATGGCTGGACAGAAGCAAATGATTCCTGCAAGCCAAAACTATAAAATATACATTGTGAAAAGCAAGTTCTTGGTCTGATGCCTGTATCTTCATACCTCCATCTCTTATTTCCTGTCTTCTTTCTGTCCTTGACCTCAGCAGGACAACACTGCTCCAAGAGTGCATCACCATAAACCAAGGGCTCCGTTACCCTCAGTGTGACAAAGATAAAATTGAGAGCAATTTAAACCATTTCAGCAGTGCCTTGCAGAAACAAGCATTAAAAAGCAGTATCTCAGAATATACTGAGAAATTATTGCCCCACAGAAAGACAGGGAGCTTGTTTACAGCCTCAAACTCTGCTCAAACAATCAGGGAGATGCCTTCAACTGAGGAACATAAAAgtattttgctgatttttccaTTACTTGCTTTCCACACCTCCCAGCATCaacaggttgttttttttccagtccccTTCTGGAACCTCCTCTGAGCCAAGACCTGGATTCAGCTCTTGCACCAACTCTAACAAATGCAGAGACAGCTGAATTCCGTCTCttttgtaagaaagaaaaaagccacgTCAACTGTGAATATTACAGGCCATGTGTATCCTGGCTCCCTAGGAACTTTCTCCTTGAACAGAACATTGTTTTTTCAGCTTGATAACAGAGCAGAACACTGAAAGATTGGCAGGGATGCCAAAGGTGGCATCCATAACTCAATAAATGCCATGTGTGAActctgccttttcattttcattaggCCCAAGGCCAGTTATCTAGCTCCTACTAAGGTAAAGGGTAtgatttgaaaaatgttatgaaaataaatgatcCCATATCACTAGCAGAAATGATCCACAGCTGTTTCCTACCAGTGGTGCTGTCATTTATTCCTGGTGGGCAATGGTAGATGCAGTTTGATTGCAACACAGCCAAGCTAAAGACAACATGCCACACCAACATGACAATGGACTTTTTAACTTTCACTTCCCCTTCAGAGTTCCACATtcacaatattttcttctatcaCTGATAtggaagaaatacatttcagtcATAAGATTAAGTAACAGGTCTTGCCAAAAACATTATTATGAAACAGGACAGCATTATCTTATCTGGCCTACTGATGTTTCTTTTGAAACATTTCataattttccttcctcctcaggctTTCTTGGGAAAAATATTCATAGTATGGGCAAATGAGTAGGAGGAAGTtgataaaaattgaaaatttcaCATAAAGTTGCCCTTCCTCCCTCTGTTGGGGTATTTCTATGGTTTCAAgagaaaatctgtatttttggatattaggagaaaattctttactgtgttGATTTTGCATTGGTTGACATTTAGTGAGGAGAGAAGCCACCCACAGAAATCATTTTTCTGAGGGAAGCTGCTAAGAGCTTTCTCTGTGCCTAAGAAAAAaccaatagctggctagctctgaCAATTGACAAGCTATCAAACCATTCAGAAGTGGGTCCACCTCTGTGAATTGTGCATTTTAAGGACAGGCAAGCCCAGGAAAGCTCTCTCATTTCTGGCTGTGAGGAGGTGACGGTGCTGGCGGGCCTGGCGGGGCCGGGCCCCAGCGGCTccgggcaggggatggaggccGCGGGGCCCCGGCCGAGGCTGGGCCGGGTCACGGCTGCTGATATCTGACACCgagccctgtccctgcctccAGCCCGCACCGAGCCGGGCTCTGCTGGGCCCCGGGAGCGGCtctgggccgggccgggcccctCTGCCGCGGCCCGCATGGCCACAGAGGCTGCCGGGCACAGGAGGCCCGAAATCCGTCACAGTGACCGCCTCGGCCACTGCCTGGGACTGTCTGCAGGACCAGACAAGATATGAACCctttcactgcacagatgaGACCTCGATCCTCTCTCCAGGGCCAGAAAAGGACAGAATGATGAAACACagaaagacaacatgaagacaccaaggtcagtgaagaaggagtCAAGTCCcaaatggaaggagaatgagaagATGCCCTGGTAATGGGGCTGAAAGTTGTTTAGGcaaggccatggagatggactaTGATGTACTaaaatatcccctttaattcatgagaaaCTATGGGGGGATGGAGTGTTCAAACTGTAGACTTCAGCAGAGGCATCCAAAATTaagcaaagcagatgttgaaggagctgtgatcccatgagaagcttgaacagagagagatgagagtgatgaagaccctttgcccccagggagagaagaaaagctctgttcccagagatgaagaAGGTCGTAGAGACAGATGAggagaacctttgcctttgaacaggTATTATGGGGCATtgttaaaataataccccataaGTTATATGGCCAATTAACCCAGCTGTGagaaggctgtgaaaatgggaggagatTCACAATTGCAGATTTTTCCTAttcatagaaatgaaaagccacaagagaactgtttcttgtggagaagtgTCCATGGCATGGCGAGAGAAAACTCCACTCCCTGTAAGAACTGATGGAAGACTACTGTAGAAGTAGTAACTAATTTTAAATCCCAGGTTTTTTCTCTACACTTTCAGTTGGGAAAGAAGTTGGGCAGGGGGAagagaagtgttctgaaggttttattctgtttcttattattcttttagttctgttaataagCTTCAcaccttttaagttttaagcctgttttgcccttctcctaatccatatctcacagcaagaaataagtaagtgcactggtgattttagccagcactaaacccaccacattattcGGTGCCTTGGCCAGGAAACTCAAACTGGAGAATCTAAAGCACTACagttgtcaagcactggaacaggctgcccagggaagtggttgagtcaccacCCCTGAAGATACTTAAAAGATGTGCAATTATGATGTTTATGTACATGGCTTAGTACTGAACCTGTGATGGGTTAACTTTTAGAGTAGATGATCTTAGAGGTcatttccaacctaaatgattaCATGATTCTAACCTGAATCAGTTCTGAGGCaaagtctttttaaaagcaaagggTGTGTTTATTTACCATCTTACAGACTCTGTCCTATAAGAAAAACACAAGTCAGTGGATCTTGCTGTTGCTACCTACCAAGGAATATCAGGAGCACTCCCACCATAACTTGCAGGGTGAGGGACAGGCTGATGAGAACGATCAGCGGGATGTAGAAGGAGAAGGAGGGTCCTTGCTCCATGACAGCTTTGAGCTGGGAGGCGTTGGCCATCAGC includes the following:
- the NINJ1 gene encoding ninjurin-1, whose amino-acid sequence is MDSGSETHELNGTAEGAESAEERRRTWQWFQRNRPININHYANKKSAAESMLDIALLMANASQLKAVMEQGPSFSFYIPLIVLISLSLTLQVMVGVLLIFLVKYDLNNPAKHGKVNFLNNLATGLVFIIVVVNIFITAFGVQKPVAESASRQ